A genome region from Setaria italica strain Yugu1 chromosome III, Setaria_italica_v2.0, whole genome shotgun sequence includes the following:
- the LOC101786822 gene encoding RNA polymerase II C-terminal domain phosphatase-like 4, whose translation MSLAEAPSPSPSSSSGSDDFAALLDSELELASGADSAFPGDPSSASPDTDDEGEDEDSEEVEVELLEQNSAKRRRVEEQSQDQGTSIRPDKIATGPSKNVQVEVCPHPGYFGGLCFRCGKPQDEEDASGVAFGYIHKGLRLGTSEIDRLRGADLKNLLRERKLVLILDLDHTLINSTKLQDISSAENELGIRTAALKDDPDRSIFSLDSMQMLTKLRPFVRNFLKEASNMFEMYIYTMGDKAYAIEIAKLLDPSNVYFPSKVISNSDCTQRHQKGLDVILGAESVAVILDDTEYVWQKHKENLILMERYHYFASSCRQFGFGVKSLSESMQDERESDGALATVLDVLKRIHTIFFDTAVETALSSRDVRQVIKTVRKEVLEGCKLVFSRVFPNTSRPQEQMMWKMAEHLGAVCSTDVDSTVTHVVAVDLGTEKARWAVKNKKFLVHPRWIEAANFRWHRQPEEDFPVIPPKEKSTDKEPSKDKEENAVAGQKETSNDKKEENAVAGQKETSNDQEDNDVAGQKEKDGAKENAVATTATGPADS comes from the exons ATGAGCCTCGCCgaggcgccgtcgccgtccccgtcgtcgtcgagcGGAAGCGACGACTTCGCCGCCCTCCTCGACTCCGAGCTCGAGCTCGCCTCCGGCGCCGACTCCGCCTTCCCTGGcgacccctcctccgcctcgcccgatacCGACGACGAGGGCGAGGATGAGGATTCGGAGGAGGTGGAAGTTGAACTCCTAGAACAGAACAG TGCTAAAAGGCGTAGAGTGGAGGAACAGAGCCAAGATCAAGGAACATCAATTAGGCCTGACAAAATTGCCACTG GCCCATCTAAAAATGTTCAAGTTGAGGTATGTCCACATCCTGGATATTTTGGGGGGCTTTGCTTTAGATGTGGCAAGCcacaagatgaagaagatgcTTCAGGAGTTGCTTTTGGTTACATCCACAAG GGCTTGAGGCTAGGTACTTCAGAAATTGACAGATTACGTGGCGCTGATTTGAAGAATCTGCTGCGTGAAAGAAAACTAGTGCTTATTTTAGACCTGGATCATACACTGATCAACTCGACCAAACTCCAAGATATTTCTTCTGCTGAGAATGAGTTGGGTATTCGGACTGCTGCTTTAAAAG ATGATCCGGACAGAAGCATCTTCTCACTAGATTCAATGCAGATGCTCACGAAGTTGAGACCATTTGTTCGTAATTTTTTGAAAGAAGCAAGCAATATGTTTGAGATGTATATATACACCATGGGTGACAAAGCTTATGCAATTGAAATAGCGAAGCTTCTTGACCCTAGTAATGTCTATTTTCCTTCAAAAGTGATTTCGAACTCAGATTGCACCCAGCGCCACCAGAAAGGTCTTGATGTGATTCTTGGGGCTGAAAGTGTTGCAGTGATTCTTGATGACACTGAATAT gtCTGGCAGAAGCATAAAGAGAACCTGATTCTGATGGAGAGATATCATTACTTTGCTTCAAGCTGCCGCCAATTTGGTTTTGGTGTTAAATCTTTGTCAGAGTCGATGCAGGATGAAAGGGAGAGTGATGGTGCTTTGGCCACCGTTTTAGATGTATTGAAGCGCATACACACAATTTTCTTTGACACG GCTGTTGAAACTGCTCTTTCTTCACGGGATGTAAGACAG GTGATCAAGACAGTACGAAAGGAAGTCCTGGAAGGCTGCAAACTTGTCTTCAGTCGGGTGTTCCCAAATACCTCTCGCCCACAGGAGCAGATGATGTGGAAGATGGCCGAGCATCTGGGCGCTGTTTGCTCCACAGATGTAGATTCCACAGTGACCCACGTTGTGGCTGTGGATCTGGGAACAGAAAAGGCCCGCTGGGCTGTAAAGAACAAGAAGTTTTTGGTCCACCCACGCTGGATCGAAGCCGCCAATTTCCGGTGGCACCGGCAACCGGAGGAAGATTTTCCTGTCATTCCACCGAAGGAAAAGAGCACAGATAAGGAACCGAGCAAAGATAAAGAAGAAAATGCTGTAGCAGGCCAGAAGGAAACGAGCAAcgataaaaaagaagaaaatgctGTAGCTGGTCAGAAGGAAACGAGCAACGATCAAGAGGACAATGATGTAGCCGGCCAGAAGGAGAAGGATGGCGCCAAAGAAAACGCTGTGGCCACTACTGCTACAGGCCCTGCTGACTCATAA
- the LOC101786428 gene encoding probable membrane-associated kinase regulator 1 translates to MGRSRGGKGAGDSKSFPSPASSSASSSEFEFTVTLSPASKQRSAAQLCPADELFYKGQLLPLQLSPRISMVRTLLLSSASTSSASDSTSTSNSSRDSNGSTSSSFSADCAALLLPDSAASSSRPSSATEDDRHLHPLSAAASFAGLPPAKRTGKQYLSSFATRFSSVFHRGGAPAAKKQPSKSLAKEVIKKYAKKVKPLYEKLSQIPKNQNNVNVNVNGASAGANNQPQQGFKKPFTFSIRKKRADDDHAVVAAAAAVDADVVSGKYAHSNSFSGNLRFPRQKRCAASCPSSMRSSPSHSGLLTFGGAGGAGFPDVPAAAAAAVAGGIGVGPVSLSTASSMEELQSAIEGAIAHCKNTMGGAVSVCPRKAATGDEICAF, encoded by the coding sequence ATGGGCAGGTCCAGAGGCGGCAAGGGCGCCGGCGACTCGAAGTCGTtcccgtcgccggcgtcgtcctcggcgtcgtcgtcggagttcgagttcaCGGTCACGCTGTCGCCGGCGTCCAAGCAGCGGTCGGCGGCGCAGCTGTGCCCCGCCGACGAGCTCTTCTACAAGGGCCAGCTCCTGCCGCTGCAGCTGTCGCCGCGCATCTCCATGGTGCGCACGCTGCTGCTGTCCTCGGCGTCCacgtcctccgcctccgactCCACATCCACGTCCAACTCGTCCCGCGACTCCAACGGCAGCACCTCCTCGTCCTTCTCCGCCGACTGCGCCGCGCTCCTGCTCCCGGACTCCGCGGCATCATCGTCCCGCCCCAGCTCCGCCACCGAGGACGACCGGCACCTGcacccgctctccgccgccgcctcgttcGCCGGCCTGCCGCCGGCCAAGCGCACCGGGAAGCAGTACCTCTCGTCCTTCGCCACCCGCTTCTCCTCCGTCTtccaccgcggcggcgctccggccgCCAAGAAGCAGCCGTCCAAGTCGCTCGCCAAGGAGGTGATCAAGAAGTACGCCAAGAAGGTGAAGCCGCTGTACGAGAAGCTCTCCCAGATCCCCAAGAACCAGAACAACGTCAACGTCAACGTTAacggcgccagcgccggcgccaaCAACCAGCCGCAGCAGGGGTTCAAGAAGCCGTTCACCTTCTCCATCCGCAAGAAGCGGGCCGACGACGACCACGCCGTcgtcgcggccgcggcagcggtGGACGCCGACGTCGTTAGCGGCAAGTACGCGCACTCCAACTCCTTCTCCGGGAACCTCCGGTTCCCGCGACAGAAGCGGTGCGCGGCGAGCTGCCCGTCGTCGATGCGGTCGTCGCCGAGCCACTCGGGCCTGCTCACCttcggcggggccggcggcgctggcTTCCCCGAcgtgccggccgccgcggccgcggccgtggcgggcggcaTTGGCGTCGGACCGGTTTCACTGTCCACGGCGTCGTCGATGGAGGAGCTCCAGAGCGCCATCGAGGGCGCCATCGCGCACTGCAAGAACACGATGGGTGGCGCCGTTTCGGTGTGCCCGCGcaaggcggcgaccggcgacgaGATCTGCGCGTTCTGA